CAAGACCGGTGATGGTACGAACGGTCTTGAGCACCTGCATCTTCTGAGCGCCGGCTTCGACGAGAACGACGTCGAATTCGGTCTTTTCTTCAGCAGCAGCAGCACCAGCGGCCGGGGCAGCCATTACGACGCCACCAGCGGCTTCAATGCCGTGAGTTTCCTTAAGGTAGTCAGCCAAAGCCTTGGCTTCGAGAAGGGTAAGACCAACGATTTGATCGCCCA
The window above is part of the uncultured Fibrobacter sp. genome. Proteins encoded here:
- the rplL gene encoding 50S ribosomal protein L7/L12; amino-acid sequence: GDQIVGLTLLEAKALADYLKETHGIEAAGGVVMAAPAAGAAAAEEKTEFDVVLVEAGAQKMQVLKTVRTITGLGLKEAKDLVEKANSVVKEALPKADAEKLKKELEDLGAKVALK